The proteins below are encoded in one region of Edaphobacter bradus:
- a CDS encoding glycosyltransferase family 4 protein — protein sequence MRVWLVNHYALTPSEPGGTRHYALARYLIRSGHDVTIIASSFNHATRRQRSCISGKLCAFEQYNEVPFLWLRVPGYRSNVARLWNMFVFAFEVWWGLGTRGMNKPDIVVGSSLTLFAAFAAARLARRLRVPFVLEIRDLWPQTLIDMGVSPHHPAVVGFGMIERYLYRKADKIVTLLPNASDHMIAKGAQPNDITWIPNGIDTELMPAPHDPAPHDVFTVMYAGSHGVSDALDPVLDAAAILNKEAPGRYCFRFVGDGPKKAGLRRRAETENIANVVFEDPVSKRDIFSVLQEADAFILSAKNTTLYHHGISPNKLHEYMAAARPTIFAGNSHNNPIAEATGGLTVAPEDSGAIAAAVEALAAMSISERLNMGLRARQYVEEHHDLTRLARRLERVLQSAFASREEVRNEPQVLIQR from the coding sequence TGATTCGGAGTGGACACGATGTCACGATCATCGCGTCCAGCTTCAATCATGCCACGCGCAGGCAGCGGAGCTGCATATCTGGAAAATTGTGCGCGTTCGAGCAATACAACGAGGTGCCTTTTCTGTGGTTACGCGTACCGGGTTATCGCAGCAACGTGGCCAGGCTTTGGAACATGTTTGTTTTCGCTTTCGAAGTGTGGTGGGGCCTGGGAACCCGGGGAATGAACAAGCCGGACATAGTGGTCGGCTCATCGCTTACCTTGTTTGCCGCCTTTGCTGCAGCGCGACTCGCTAGACGACTACGTGTTCCTTTCGTCCTGGAGATACGCGATCTCTGGCCGCAGACACTCATTGATATGGGGGTGAGTCCCCACCACCCGGCCGTAGTCGGGTTCGGGATGATAGAGCGTTATCTGTATCGCAAAGCGGACAAGATCGTCACACTTTTGCCCAACGCTTCAGACCACATGATTGCCAAGGGAGCGCAGCCGAACGATATTACATGGATTCCAAACGGCATAGACACGGAACTCATGCCGGCTCCACACGATCCGGCGCCGCACGATGTATTCACAGTGATGTACGCAGGGTCCCACGGTGTATCCGACGCTTTGGACCCAGTGCTTGATGCAGCGGCAATTCTGAACAAGGAAGCCCCAGGGAGGTACTGTTTCCGGTTCGTGGGAGATGGCCCGAAAAAAGCGGGACTGCGCCGGAGAGCAGAAACTGAGAACATCGCCAACGTGGTGTTTGAGGATCCGGTGTCGAAGCGAGATATTTTCTCAGTATTGCAGGAAGCTGACGCTTTCATTCTTAGCGCCAAGAACACCACTCTATACCACCACGGTATAAGTCCGAACAAGCTTCACGAATATATGGCCGCCGCGCGTCCCACCATCTTCGCAGGAAACTCGCATAACAATCCTATCGCCGAGGCGACAGGAGGCCTTACCGTCGCTCCAGAGGATTCCGGGGCCATTGCCGCGGCGGTTGAAGCACTGGCTGCCATGTCGATCTCAGAACGATTGAACATGGGGCTGCGAGCACGGCAATACGTAGAAGAGCATCATGATCTCACGAGGCTTGCTCGTCGTCTCGAGCGAGTGCTGCAAAGCGCCTTCGCTTCTCGCGAGGAAGTAAGGAACGAGCCACAAGTATTGATTCAGAGGTGA
- a CDS encoding carbohydrate deacetylase: MFAANRPRKIIVNADDFGMSAETNRAIVEAFGEHVISSATLMANMPGFDEACEMVHRHGLLGKIGVHLNLTSGHPLSSPIQRCTRLCDDRGMFRMRHTRFRLSKDERLAVETEIAAQIQACLDRGLVPTHMDSHHHVHTEWAIGAAVISVARKYGIKAIRLTRNCGPGISFAHKLYKLAYNTRLRMYGLAKTDYFGSFADVQEILATASCDVEVMVHLPSDGAESILDPSEGPRMERWFRAYQLASYS; encoded by the coding sequence GTGTTTGCTGCTAATAGACCTCGGAAGATCATCGTAAACGCGGACGACTTCGGGATGAGCGCGGAAACGAATCGGGCGATCGTAGAAGCATTCGGCGAGCATGTGATCTCGAGTGCCACCCTGATGGCCAATATGCCGGGTTTCGACGAGGCCTGCGAAATGGTGCATCGCCATGGGCTTCTGGGGAAGATCGGAGTGCACCTGAACCTCACCTCGGGACATCCATTGTCATCTCCCATTCAACGATGCACGCGGCTTTGCGATGACAGGGGGATGTTTCGGATGCGGCACACTCGGTTTCGGTTGTCGAAGGACGAGAGGCTTGCCGTGGAAACGGAGATCGCTGCACAGATACAAGCGTGCCTGGACCGTGGGCTTGTTCCGACGCACATGGATTCACACCATCATGTCCACACGGAATGGGCGATTGGAGCGGCAGTCATCTCTGTTGCACGCAAGTATGGGATAAAGGCTATCCGATTGACACGCAACTGTGGCCCTGGGATCAGTTTTGCACACAAGCTCTACAAATTGGCGTACAACACCAGGCTGCGGATGTATGGCCTGGCGAAGACCGACTATTTTGGCTCCTTCGCAGACGTGCAGGAGATCCTTGCAACTGCATCGTGTGACGTTGAGGTAATGGTGCATCTTCCTTCCGATGGTGCCGAAAGCATTCTCGATCCCAGCGAAGGCCCAAGAATGGAGCGCTGGTTTCGCGCGTATCAGCTTGCGAGCTATTCCTGA
- a CDS encoding PglD-related sugar-binding protein yields the protein MKRIAIIGAGGYAREVAWLLEDISAATNPEAGYATVGFLVSDTSRIGPHDSPILGDFSWLESNHVDALAMGIGTPAARLTLSENLRERFPHIAWPALIHPSVKWQQRTMQVGEGVILCAGSIATVNVRFEPFCMINLSCTIGHEAVIGRGCVLNPTVNISGGVELGSGVLVGTGAQIMQYVKVGNGARIGSGAVVNKDVNADTTVVGIPAKELIKKSPIEAVAATAA from the coding sequence ATGAAACGCATCGCAATCATAGGTGCGGGTGGATATGCCCGCGAAGTGGCGTGGCTGCTCGAAGATATCTCCGCGGCGACTAATCCAGAGGCGGGGTATGCAACGGTCGGTTTTCTGGTAAGCGACACAAGTAGAATCGGGCCTCATGACAGCCCCATCTTAGGAGATTTCTCGTGGCTTGAATCAAATCATGTTGATGCTCTTGCCATGGGAATTGGCACTCCTGCAGCAAGGCTCACACTCTCCGAGAATCTAAGGGAGAGATTCCCACACATCGCATGGCCGGCGCTGATCCATCCCAGTGTCAAATGGCAGCAGCGAACGATGCAGGTTGGAGAAGGGGTGATTCTCTGTGCTGGCAGCATCGCCACCGTGAACGTTCGATTTGAGCCATTCTGCATGATCAACTTGTCTTGCACTATCGGCCATGAGGCTGTGATCGGCCGCGGTTGTGTGCTCAATCCAACGGTCAACATCTCGGGTGGCGTCGAACTGGGAAGCGGAGTGCTCGTCGGAACCGGCGCGCAGATTATGCAGTACGTTAAGGTTGGCAATGGTGCTCGGATTGGCTCAGGAGCGGTAGTGAATAAGGACGTCAATGCGGATACGACCGTGGTTGGAATTCCTGCCAAAGAATTGATCAAGAAATCACCGATTGAAGCCGTGGCAGCCACGGCCGCCTAG
- a CDS encoding sugar transferase: MAPSPELVLSYKLKRLFDLCAGVVALVLMSPLMLLIGLLVAVFLGKPVVFRQQRPGLHGQLFTLLKFRTMAENDRETGKPVPDSERMTAFGRFLRSTSLDELPELINVLRGEMSIVGPRPLLVSYLMRYSPFQMRRHQVLPGITGWAQVNGRNAVSWERKFAMDVWYVDHQSLLLDLKIIALTLWSITRRDGIDQPGLVGAAEFMGSGDVEAIPVADATVRCHAVTPSIEEADSCRQ; the protein is encoded by the coding sequence ATGGCTCCTTCGCCAGAACTCGTTCTAAGCTACAAGCTGAAACGGCTGTTCGATTTGTGTGCTGGGGTTGTGGCCCTCGTTCTGATGTCACCGCTCATGCTGTTGATTGGGTTACTGGTAGCAGTGTTCCTGGGGAAGCCGGTCGTATTTCGGCAGCAACGCCCTGGGTTGCACGGACAACTGTTTACTCTGTTGAAGTTTCGGACGATGGCAGAAAACGACAGGGAAACAGGAAAGCCGGTTCCGGACAGCGAACGCATGACGGCATTTGGGCGCTTTCTTCGCAGCACGAGTCTTGACGAGCTACCAGAGCTGATCAACGTGCTGCGCGGCGAAATGAGTATCGTCGGTCCTCGGCCGCTATTGGTGTCTTACCTTATGCGGTACTCTCCTTTCCAGATGCGCCGGCACCAGGTGCTTCCTGGTATCACGGGGTGGGCGCAAGTCAACGGTAGGAACGCTGTAAGTTGGGAGCGCAAATTCGCAATGGATGTCTGGTATGTCGATCATCAGTCCTTGTTGCTTGACCTCAAGATCATTGCCCTGACTTTGTGGAGTATCACAAGGCGAGATGGAATCGACCAGCCCGGCCTGGTTGGGGCAGCCGAGTTTATGGGCAGCGGTGACGTAGAAGCTATTCCTGTAGCGGATGCGACTGTGCGTTGTCACGCCGTCACGCCCAGCATTGAAGAAGCCGACTCATGTCGGCAATAG
- a CDS encoding RraA family protein translates to MESKATKPISAEMFPGPGFRVNEDVRRLDPALMSEFTEFATPDISDMLNRLYAVDPGIARLTSNEHKLCGPACTVKVFPGDNLMVHKSLDVARPGDIVVIDAHASSMNAVLGDLVSTKAKHRGIAGFIVDGFVRDLPGIMELDFPIFARGTTSIGPLHRGPGEINYPICCGGIVVNPGDVIVADGAGIVVIPQEVASDLLKRLRNHKVSMAAYLAGVKRGDFSNAWVDRILSEAGCAVSTASETVAA, encoded by the coding sequence ATGGAAAGCAAAGCCACTAAACCTATCTCTGCGGAAATGTTCCCAGGGCCAGGCTTTCGCGTGAACGAGGATGTTCGTCGTTTGGATCCAGCTCTGATGAGCGAATTTACAGAGTTTGCCACCCCGGATATTTCTGACATGCTCAATCGTCTGTACGCGGTCGATCCGGGAATCGCCCGCCTGACAAGTAACGAGCACAAGCTGTGCGGACCGGCCTGCACTGTCAAGGTCTTCCCAGGTGACAATCTGATGGTACACAAAAGTCTAGACGTGGCCAGGCCAGGAGACATTGTGGTCATCGATGCTCATGCGTCGTCCATGAATGCGGTATTGGGTGATTTGGTTTCAACCAAGGCGAAACATCGTGGCATCGCCGGCTTCATCGTAGATGGATTTGTTCGTGACTTACCCGGCATCATGGAATTGGATTTTCCCATATTTGCTCGCGGCACTACATCTATCGGCCCACTTCATCGCGGGCCAGGCGAGATAAACTACCCAATCTGCTGCGGCGGCATTGTGGTGAACCCCGGCGACGTCATTGTTGCAGATGGTGCAGGCATTGTCGTTATTCCGCAAGAAGTGGCGTCCGACCTGCTGAAGAGGTTACGCAACCATAAGGTCAGCATGGCGGCTTACCTGGCAGGTGTAAAGCGCGGTGACTTTTCCAACGCGTGGGTAGACAGAATTCTGTCAGAGGCAGGATGCGCTGTCAGTACTGCAAGTGAAACGGTAGCCGCATAA
- a CDS encoding carboxylate--amine ligase, translating into MLNSKLPPALIVGGDHGALSAARSLAAVSIKVYAINHPLADVRYSRFCTWIDLSARTANAPEAWATYLLGRESDHLRGAVLLAASDEAIELIAEHRELLSERFRLDLSNPAAQLCMLDKLGTYRAAQAAGIPTPKFWVADTRKQVEGLEHELVFPLVLKPILGHKFRRKFSGSYTVTYNMKELLNAFDTVCCAGIRTFLVEMIPGPDDKLCSYYTYLDANGNNLIDFTKRVIRRYPMNMGGASYHITDHVPDIQELALALFQKVGLRGVANAEFKMDERDGKLKLIECNARFTAADCLLVASGLNLPLFVYNRLTGRAQAAPSSYRMGMRLWNPVGDFAAYRQLNKMRLLTFKAWIRSIMHRNLFPVFRWSDPLPAIVGSIRLVLYAWSRATSKVGNGNRTAHLRLPSVQQSSQPLTTTIAPDIPRHQEPTIGLSQKQTFDRCRNG; encoded by the coding sequence TTGCTAAATAGTAAGCTGCCGCCTGCTCTTATTGTTGGAGGGGACCATGGAGCTCTTTCAGCCGCCAGGAGCCTGGCGGCCGTTTCGATAAAGGTCTATGCGATCAACCATCCGCTGGCAGATGTTCGGTACTCTCGGTTCTGTACCTGGATCGACCTATCGGCACGTACGGCAAATGCACCAGAAGCCTGGGCGACGTACCTTCTCGGGCGTGAGTCTGATCATCTCCGAGGGGCAGTTCTGCTGGCGGCGAGCGATGAAGCAATTGAGCTCATCGCCGAGCACCGCGAGCTACTCTCTGAAAGGTTCAGGCTCGACTTGTCGAACCCAGCAGCCCAGCTCTGCATGCTCGATAAGCTAGGCACGTACCGCGCTGCACAGGCAGCGGGTATACCCACTCCAAAATTCTGGGTGGCCGATACGCGCAAGCAGGTCGAAGGGTTGGAGCACGAGTTAGTGTTTCCTCTTGTCCTCAAACCGATCCTCGGCCACAAGTTTCGCAGGAAATTCTCAGGATCCTACACTGTCACTTACAACATGAAAGAGTTGCTGAACGCTTTTGATACGGTCTGTTGCGCAGGCATCCGGACCTTTCTTGTCGAGATGATTCCCGGACCGGACGATAAACTATGCAGCTATTACACCTACCTGGATGCGAATGGGAATAATCTCATCGATTTCACTAAGAGGGTTATTCGTAGATATCCCATGAACATGGGTGGAGCAAGTTACCACATAACTGACCACGTACCAGATATTCAAGAGCTGGCATTGGCACTATTCCAGAAGGTTGGGTTGCGTGGCGTGGCGAACGCCGAGTTCAAGATGGATGAGAGGGATGGCAAGCTTAAACTGATTGAATGCAATGCGCGCTTTACTGCCGCGGATTGTTTGCTCGTCGCCAGTGGATTGAATTTACCTTTGTTTGTATATAACAGGCTGACTGGCCGCGCACAGGCGGCGCCGTCCAGTTACCGCATGGGGATGCGGCTATGGAATCCAGTCGGAGATTTTGCGGCTTACCGGCAACTGAACAAAATGAGGTTGTTGACTTTCAAGGCATGGATACGCAGCATCATGCACCGAAATCTCTTTCCCGTCTTCCGGTGGAGTGATCCGCTCCCTGCAATCGTTGGCAGCATCCGGCTGGTTCTTTATGCCTGGTCTCGCGCCACCTCAAAAGTAGGCAACGGAAATCGTACCGCACACCTGCGCCTGCCGAGCGTGCAGCAATCGTCACAACCTTTGACCACAACAATTGCGCCAGATATCCCCAGGCATCAGGAACCAACGATTGGGCTGTCCCAGAAACAAACGTTCGACCGGTGTCGCAATGGATAA
- a CDS encoding DUF1932 domain-containing protein, whose product MRIKNIGEMPGQASALRMILSGITKGLPGLFIETMLFAQDMHLLNEAIETCDELYPGMMELIRRWVPTYPEHAARRCEELQEVEETMLISGSTPRIVRAVREVISALASIGWPDDEPQQWTIVDIIREIQRQGTLQASESHSDQFPEHKNGSGPGDQPITVGSRSP is encoded by the coding sequence GTGCGTATCAAGAACATCGGGGAGATGCCCGGCCAAGCGTCGGCTCTCAGAATGATTCTCTCGGGGATAACGAAAGGCTTGCCGGGGTTGTTTATAGAGACAATGCTGTTTGCCCAGGACATGCATCTACTCAACGAGGCGATTGAAACCTGCGATGAGCTTTACCCCGGCATGATGGAATTGATCAGACGGTGGGTGCCCACGTATCCAGAGCATGCCGCGAGACGGTGCGAAGAATTACAGGAAGTTGAAGAGACAATGTTGATCAGTGGTTCGACACCTCGAATCGTACGTGCTGTCCGGGAAGTCATATCCGCTTTGGCCAGTATCGGCTGGCCAGACGACGAACCGCAGCAGTGGACCATTGTCGATATCATCAGGGAGATCCAAAGGCAGGGCACACTACAGGCGTCAGAGTCTCACTCCGATCAATTCCCAGAACACAAGAATGGGTCGGGACCTGGTGACCAGCCGATTACCGTCGGAAGCCGATCTCCCTAA
- a CDS encoding right-handed parallel beta-helix repeat-containing protein — translation MVTIQGNPARSVLSALRRYRPAAALVTALSLTLLVQGSGAGKTYYVSPMGSDSNACTQARPCAKPDYVFNKKASAGDTVRVAPGTYDYGTDAAAQFLKSGTAVNYITVTCATRGACKIQNSITGNRTVVVLGGSYITFDGFEVTNNSSAGNNLGLYVTGSFVNITHNTIHHIETDCSENGGGGIQLAGSGRQSGTGHHIVIDSNRIYDISWTSCQNSSSRQTDGILAETAGGGITITNNIVYHVAGGWGIMMGNGRGSAAPMVVQYNTVFSNGNGGITLVGGTVPPIITNNIVLNNGLINPRCGINLPHGLSGTVGHNDLWNNAGGNYCVEWGSSDQRVHADDISVDPALGTTFINWQADGSGDYRLKADSLKMGAGSRD, via the coding sequence ATGGTCACCATACAAGGCAATCCGGCTCGCTCGGTCCTATCTGCTCTCCGTCGGTATCGGCCGGCTGCCGCACTGGTGACCGCCCTGAGTCTGACCCTTCTTGTGCAAGGAAGTGGCGCCGGCAAGACTTACTACGTTTCGCCCATGGGCAGCGATTCCAACGCATGCACCCAGGCCAGGCCCTGCGCGAAGCCTGACTATGTCTTCAATAAAAAGGCGTCCGCTGGCGATACGGTTCGGGTTGCACCAGGCACGTATGATTACGGGACCGATGCGGCGGCCCAGTTTCTTAAGTCAGGAACGGCTGTCAACTACATCACCGTTACCTGCGCCACCCGAGGCGCGTGCAAGATTCAGAACTCCATAACTGGTAATCGCACGGTGGTTGTGCTGGGAGGCAGCTACATTACCTTCGACGGTTTCGAGGTGACGAATAACAGTTCGGCAGGTAACAACCTCGGTCTCTATGTGACCGGTTCGTTCGTGAACATCACCCACAACACCATCCACCACATCGAGACCGATTGCAGCGAGAACGGCGGCGGCGGTATCCAACTCGCAGGCAGCGGAAGACAGAGCGGCACCGGCCACCACATCGTCATTGACTCCAACCGGATTTATGACATCAGTTGGACGAGCTGCCAAAACTCGTCTTCGCGGCAGACAGACGGTATCCTAGCGGAGACCGCAGGCGGCGGCATTACCATCACCAACAACATCGTCTACCACGTTGCCGGTGGCTGGGGCATTATGATGGGAAATGGTAGAGGCAGTGCCGCTCCAATGGTGGTCCAATACAACACTGTCTTTAGTAACGGGAACGGCGGTATCACGCTCGTCGGCGGTACGGTACCACCCATCATCACGAATAACATCGTGTTGAACAATGGCCTTATCAATCCGAGATGCGGCATCAATCTGCCACATGGCCTTTCGGGCACAGTTGGTCACAACGACCTATGGAACAACGCCGGAGGCAATTACTGCGTTGAATGGGGCAGCAGCGATCAAAGAGTTCATGCGGACGATATCTCCGTGGATCCTGCTTTGGGAACTACGTTTATCAACTGGCAAGCGGATGGTTCTGGAGACTATCGCCTGAAGGCGGACAGCCTCAAAATGGGCGCAGGCTCAAGAGACTAG